Genomic segment of Gloeocapsa sp. PCC 7428:
GTATGTACTCATTGGCGGCGCGGGACTTGTTGGGCTAAGTTTGGCACAAAGACTCATTGAATTAGGGCATACTGTCGCGGTAATTGATATCGACCCGACAGCTTGTCGTTATGCGCGCGAACAAGTAGGAGTGATGGCGTTTGAAGGTAGCGCGGTAAGTACCGAAGTTTTACTAGAAGCCGGAATTCGCAAAGCCGATTCGGTAGCCGCTGTTTTAAGACACGATGCATTGAATTTAGCGATGGTAACGCTTGCTAAACACTACGGCGTTCCCCACATTTTGACACGAATGCGCCATCGTGATTTTGCCGAACCACTGCGCCTTGTCGGAGCGAATCATATTATCAGTACCGTCGATCTTGCAGTTTCCACAATGGTAAATGCAATTGAGTATCCGCAAGTTGAATCAATGATGCATTTTGAGCAAGGACAAATCGAAGTTTTAAAGCTTCCTATACCCAAACGCTGTAATGTTGCAGGAAGAAGCGTTGCAGAAGTAGCGCAAGATCCCCGCTTTCCCAGAGGATCGTTAATTATCGGCTATCAAGCGCATCCACACGAAGACTTGAAGATCCCCAACGGTAGTACAGTACTCGAACCAGGTTCTACGGTACTGATTGTGACCAAACCAGGATCGTTACATCAAGTCATTGATTTCATAGAAGGCTGCTAGTGATGTCTCAGGCGATATTTCGTTGGTTGACATTCGCCGCTATTGTTGTTCTGAGTGCGTGTACCTCACCCACAACGACACCCCAAGGACAAGGCGAACCAGCACCAGCTACTCAACCCCAACAAGTCACTTTAGACGAAAATTCTCAAATAGCAACTGGTCAAACGCTGTATATCCCAGTTTATCCATACATATATTATGAGGATCAAAAACGAATTTTCAACTTAGCAACGACGCTGAGTATTCGTAATACTGATTTAGCTAACTCTATTATCATCACCTGCGTGCGCTACTATAATTCGGAAGGTCAGTTAATTCGGCAATATTTAGAGCGTCCAATTCAACTTGCAGCTTTAGCTTCTACCGACTTTTTTATTAGTACATCTGACAACAGTGGCGGTTTAGGCGCAAACTTTATTGTCGATTGGGTAGCGCAAACAAACGTTTCTGAACCAATAATTGAAACAGTAGCGATCGGAACTGGCTTCCAGCAAGGAATTTCTTTTATTAGTCCTGGTAAAGTTATCCAAAACCAAACTAATCATACTTGCTCATCAGCAGCGTCGTAGTGACTGGTGTTTGACCTCTTCATCAATCATCTTCGAGCCGTAACAACTGTTCGTCAATCGCTTTTAGCCGATTTCGAGCAACTTCCTCAGAAAGAATGCGCTTGCGTAGTGCTTCATTCAACGTTCCTTTTTCTGCTAGTAGCAGGCGGCGTCGAATGGCATCGAGTTTAGTACGATCGTTACCAGTAATCGCAAATTGATCGGGACGGCGATTATACAAATCGCGTAAAGCTTTTTCCGCACTAGCAACGCGCACTTGATAAGCTGCGCGGAGTTCTTCATAAATTGCCTTAGGTAACACTCCTCCCTTCAACAAAGTTTCTAACTCATCTTGCGCAGCTTTTGCGGTCATGAGTTGAGCTTGTAATTCCTCAACTTGCTGCAATGAAGAAGAAAACTGCGTAATTCTTAACCGTTTGACGATCCACGATAAACTTGTCGCTTGAACAACCAGTGAGACAAATACAGCACCAAATATTAAAGCAATCAATTGTTCGCGTTCAGCTAAGGCAAGCGGTAAACTTAAAGGTAATGCCATTGACAGCGATCCCTTAATGTTGCCAAAAAACAAGACGTGTTGCCAACGTAGCGGCACTGGACGATCAAACCATTTGATAATTGCCAATAGCGGATACACTGTCAGAAATCGTCCCGCTTGAAAAGCTAAAACGGCTAAAAGTACACCAGGTAAAGTTTGCCAAAAAATTGTCAGGTTAATTTCGACACCGATCAACAGAAAAATAAACGTGTTGACGCCAAAACCTGCGTATTCCCAAAAACTCAACAAAGTGATGCGGCTAGAAGCCGAAATACTCCGCGACAGCCCAACATTTCCAAAAATTAATCCGGCGACGACAACAGCTACCGCCCCCGATACATTCAAAAACTGTCCCGCTTGAAACGTTCCCAACGCGACAGCCACAGTAAGTAGAATACTGCTGAGTGGATCGTCTAGACGATTAAATAAACCAACGCTGAGGTATCCTAAGATTAATCCGACAACAATACCACCCACGGAAACAACGACTAATTCCTGAAGTCCTCCGAAAACAGTAAACGAGCCAGTCGAATAGGCATTTAAAATTAAGTTGAATAAAACCAGTGCTACCGCATCGTTGAACAGCGTTTCTCCTTCCACAATCGTAGACAAACGCGAAGGTACGGGAATTTCCTTAAATACAGCCAAAACCGAGACGGTATCTGTATTTGCTAGCATGACTCCCGCAAGTAAAGCGGGTATCCAGGTTAATCCCAGACCAAATTTCAGTAAAATCGCAATGATTGCTGCTGAAATCATCGCCCCTGGACCTGCCAAAAGTGCGATCGCCTTAAATGTACTTCTCAAACGGCTAATATCAGTATTGATACCAGCTTCAAAGATGAGAATTGGCAAGAAAAGATTTAAAACTAACGCCGGATCTAACCCAAACTGGCGCGGTAAAATTTCAGTGAATACGAGTCCGGCTAAAACTAAGCCAGTTACATAAGAAACTCGCAATCGACGCGATAATAAAGCAACACCAGTTGCGACTAATAACAGAATAATTAGCCCAATGACTAACTCAGCAACACTTCCTGAAGGCTGCACATCCTGAATTGGTAGATAATCGGTAGTCAAACAGAATCATAAAGGCTGTTAACGATAAACAGTATCTCATGTAGTGACTCGTTGTTAGTGGCTAGTGATAAGTCAAGAAGTGGGAGTGTGGCAGAGATTTGATGATTACTGCTCTTTAATACTCAATAACCCTACTACCCACCTACCCGCATACCCTTTACAATCTGATTCAGATGTGACAAAAGATTTTGCAGAATTTGATTAAGCTGGCAAATAATTAAAAATTTTGAGGAGTAACGAGTGAGTATAGAAACACTTATTCAAGATCCAGCAATACCAGCCGAAGCAGGAGCCGTTTTAGCTAGCCCTTACGATCCGACTGACTTCGATCAGAGTGTAATGACAACTTACGGGCGGTTTCCCCTCGCTTTAGAGCGTGGATCGGGCTGTCGAGTTTGGGATACACAAGGTAAAGAGTATCTTGATTTTGTTGCCGGAATTGCAACTTGTACTCTAGGACACGCACACCCTGCGATGGTGGAAACGGTGACACAGCAAATTCAAAAGCTGCATCATGTTTCTAACTTGTACTACATCCCCGAACAAGCGCAACTTGCCAAGTGGCTGATTGAGCATTCGTGTGCTGATCGCGTCTTTTTCTGCAATTCTGGCGCAGAAGCAAACGAAGGTGCAATCAAATTAGCACGGAAATACGCACATCAAGTATTAAAAATCGATCAGCCGATTATTTTGACAGCGCATTCAAGCTTTCACGGGCGGACGCTTGCAACGATTACCGCGACAGGACAACCAAAGTATCAAAAAGATTTTAGCCCGCTTGTTCCTGGTTTTCATTACGTACCGTATAACGATATTAAGGCGATCGCCGCCGCAATTTCTGAACTTGATGAAGGCGATCGCGCAGTTGCAGCAATTCTCCTCGAACCATTGCAAGGTGAAGGTGGCGTGCGTCCTGGCGACAAAGCTTATTTCCAGGAAATTCGCCGGATGTGCGACGAAACAGGAATTTTGTTAATCCTTGATGAAGTACAAGTCGGCATGGGACGCAGTGGTAAGTATTGGGGCTACGAAAACTTGGGAATTGAACCAGATATTTTTACGAGTGCGAAAGGCTTAGGCGGTGGTATTCCGATTGGTGCAGTGATGTGCAAAGCATTCTGCAATGTGTTTCAACCTGGAGATCATGCAAGTACGTTTGGTGGAAATCCCTTTGCGTGTGCTACCGCACTTAGTGTCTGCGAAACGCTAGAACGCGAAAATATCTTAGAAAACGTTCAGCAACGCGGCGAACAACTCCGCGAAGGTTTACGCGCGATCGCCGCAAAATATCCCGAACACATCACCGAGGTGCGCGGCTGGGGTTTAATCAATGGTATGGAATTAAAAGCTGATATTCCATTAACTGCGGCGGATATTGTCAAAGCGGCGATCGCCGAAGGGTTGCTACTCGTCCCCGCAGGACCAAAAGTTATCCGCTTTGTGCCACCATTAATTGTCTCAGTACAAGAGATCGATACAGCGTTGCAAGTTCTGGAAAAAGTGATGGGTAATTGGTAACAGGTAATGGGTAATTGGGAAACTGATTACCCATTAGTTGCCTAGATTTAATGATATTATTTGTCATTAAAAATCGTTATGACACTGATCCTTTCCGTTCCAGAATTCTTGAGCCAGCAAGATGAATTGCCACAAACTTATGAAATTCCACTATACGATCCCATAGGACAAAGCCAGGGGTATCGGCGATCGCAAGACTTGCGCCCAGGATTGAACCTTTTAATTGACAACTACACGCTACAAGAAAATCTTATTGTAGATACACAAATACCTAACTTGCCAAATGAGTCGTATGCCTCAGAGTTTAGCTTTATGATTTGCGGTAACAATACAAATGAGCAAGTTCATGGTGGACAAAACTTTTTGGAGCTTGGCTGGAGTGCCGGAGGCTTTATAGAATGGCAAGCAGGACAGCATATTTTGAAGCTTGACATTCACATTGAGCAACCTTTTTATGAATCAATTATTGCTGATTTAGCTGAACGCTCAACTGCAATGAGTCGGGCGATCGCCCAGCAAAAAAATTACTTTCAAATTCAGACAACCACACCCACAATGCAAGTAGCATTGCATCAAATTCTCAATTGTCCTTATCAAGGATTGACAAAGGCAATCTATCTTGAAAGTAAAGTTTTAGAACTGGTTGCCTTAAGACTAGAGCAAGCAATTATAGAGCATTCTAACGCTGAGTCCAAGCGTTTGAAACCAGACGACATCGAACGAATTCATCAAGCAAAGGATATTCTGTTGCACAATGCAGATAATCCGCCTTCACTTGTAGATTTAGCACGACAAGTTGGCTTGAATGACTACAAGCTAAAACTCGGTTTTCGCCAAGTATTTAGTACAACAGCATTTGGATATTTGCATAGTTACCGTATGGAACAAGCGCGATCGCTTCTCGAACATAACCAACTTAGCGTTAAAGAAATAGGACAAAAAGTAGGCTATGCCAACTCTAGACGCTTTGCGATCGCCTTCAAGCAAAGATTTGGTATTAGTCCGCAAGCATATCGCACAGGGAAACGATAGCTGAAACTCCTGATAAAATTTTATGTGTAGCCTGCTATATCAAAAAGATTACATCTGTGGCACTTAAAGATTTAGAGCAACAACTTTTATCACTTAGCCCAAGCGAAAAATTACAGGCTATTGCATTACTCGCTCAAAGTCTTGGTAGTCATTGGCAAGGAATTGAGAAAACGCCTAGAGTTTGTGGTGGAGAAGCCCGTATTTCTCATACTCGTATTCCCGTTTGGGTACTTGTAGAAGCTCGTCGTCTTGGATACACTGATACTGAACTTTTAACAAGCTATCCCAGTATTACTGCTACTGATTTAGCTCATGCTTGCGCATATGCAGAAGCGCATCCTGATGAGATTGACTTGGCTATCGAACGCAATGAGGTAGCGTAGTGAATGGCACGCTTCTACGCAGATGAACAGTTTCCATTTCCAGTTGTGAAGTTGCTACGCATTTTAGGGGATTTTCCTAATTTTGAATCGAAGCGTGATGAATAAAAACAATCTGAACGGTAGATTTTTGAGAAAAGTTAAAGTAATCATCTGAGGTGTATATGACTCAAGCTTTACCTAAACTAGTAACCTTTGAAGAATTTGCAAATTGGACAGACAACGGACGTTATGAACTACATAAAGGCGTGATTGTTGAAA
This window contains:
- a CDS encoding TrkA family potassium uptake protein encodes the protein MYVLIGGAGLVGLSLAQRLIELGHTVAVIDIDPTACRYAREQVGVMAFEGSAVSTEVLLEAGIRKADSVAAVLRHDALNLAMVTLAKHYGVPHILTRMRHRDFAEPLRLVGANHIISTVDLAVSTMVNAIEYPQVESMMHFEQGQIEVLKLPIPKRCNVAGRSVAEVAQDPRFPRGSLIIGYQAHPHEDLKIPNGSTVLEPGSTVLIVTKPGSLHQVIDFIEGC
- a CDS encoding DUF3124 domain-containing protein, with amino-acid sequence MSQAIFRWLTFAAIVVLSACTSPTTTPQGQGEPAPATQPQQVTLDENSQIATGQTLYIPVYPYIYYEDQKRIFNLATTLSIRNTDLANSIIITCVRYYNSEGQLIRQYLERPIQLAALASTDFFISTSDNSGGLGANFIVDWVAQTNVSEPIIETVAIGTGFQQGISFISPGKVIQNQTNHTCSSAAS
- a CDS encoding sodium:proton antiporter gives rise to the protein MTTDYLPIQDVQPSGSVAELVIGLIILLLVATGVALLSRRLRVSYVTGLVLAGLVFTEILPRQFGLDPALVLNLFLPILIFEAGINTDISRLRSTFKAIALLAGPGAMISAAIIAILLKFGLGLTWIPALLAGVMLANTDTVSVLAVFKEIPVPSRLSTIVEGETLFNDAVALVLFNLILNAYSTGSFTVFGGLQELVVVSVGGIVVGLILGYLSVGLFNRLDDPLSSILLTVAVALGTFQAGQFLNVSGAVAVVVAGLIFGNVGLSRSISASSRITLLSFWEYAGFGVNTFIFLLIGVEINLTIFWQTLPGVLLAVLAFQAGRFLTVYPLLAIIKWFDRPVPLRWQHVLFFGNIKGSLSMALPLSLPLALAEREQLIALIFGAVFVSLVVQATSLSWIVKRLRITQFSSSLQQVEELQAQLMTAKAAQDELETLLKGGVLPKAIYEELRAAYQVRVASAEKALRDLYNRRPDQFAITGNDRTKLDAIRRRLLLAEKGTLNEALRKRILSEEVARNRLKAIDEQLLRLEDD
- a CDS encoding aspartate aminotransferase family protein — translated: MSIETLIQDPAIPAEAGAVLASPYDPTDFDQSVMTTYGRFPLALERGSGCRVWDTQGKEYLDFVAGIATCTLGHAHPAMVETVTQQIQKLHHVSNLYYIPEQAQLAKWLIEHSCADRVFFCNSGAEANEGAIKLARKYAHQVLKIDQPIILTAHSSFHGRTLATITATGQPKYQKDFSPLVPGFHYVPYNDIKAIAAAISELDEGDRAVAAILLEPLQGEGGVRPGDKAYFQEIRRMCDETGILLILDEVQVGMGRSGKYWGYENLGIEPDIFTSAKGLGGGIPIGAVMCKAFCNVFQPGDHASTFGGNPFACATALSVCETLERENILENVQQRGEQLREGLRAIAAKYPEHITEVRGWGLINGMELKADIPLTAADIVKAAIAEGLLLVPAGPKVIRFVPPLIVSVQEIDTALQVLEKVMGNW
- a CDS encoding helix-turn-helix transcriptional regulator, whose product is MTLILSVPEFLSQQDELPQTYEIPLYDPIGQSQGYRRSQDLRPGLNLLIDNYTLQENLIVDTQIPNLPNESYASEFSFMICGNNTNEQVHGGQNFLELGWSAGGFIEWQAGQHILKLDIHIEQPFYESIIADLAERSTAMSRAIAQQKNYFQIQTTTPTMQVALHQILNCPYQGLTKAIYLESKVLELVALRLEQAIIEHSNAESKRLKPDDIERIHQAKDILLHNADNPPSLVDLARQVGLNDYKLKLGFRQVFSTTAFGYLHSYRMEQARSLLEHNQLSVKEIGQKVGYANSRRFAIAFKQRFGISPQAYRTGKR
- a CDS encoding DUF433 domain-containing protein codes for the protein MALKDLEQQLLSLSPSEKLQAIALLAQSLGSHWQGIEKTPRVCGGEARISHTRIPVWVLVEARRLGYTDTELLTSYPSITATDLAHACAYAEAHPDEIDLAIERNEVA